One window of the Syngnathoides biaculeatus isolate LvHL_M chromosome 11, ASM1980259v1, whole genome shotgun sequence genome contains the following:
- the LOC133508374 gene encoding protocadherin-1-like, with product MAAQLCLAVVLLSLCNAAPSDILYRVPEEQPPNTLVGSLAADRGLPDSGHLYKLEVGSPYLRVDGKTGDIYTTEIPIDRETLRDCRNLFDNDKCYMEFEVSITDMVKGIGSGPRLIEGRIEVLDINDNTPQFSSPILTLSIPENTHVGALFAIPMATDRDSANNGVAEYSLSMGPDAEQLFGLQVAVDTDEKLPQLVVMGNLDREKKDSYDLNVRVVDGGRPARASSALLRVVVTDQNDNAPKFERSHYDTELAENSPLGHSVLQVRANDADMGTNGEIDYSLHQMSEAVQRLLRIDRATGIIYVKGLVDREEENFLKFSVVAKDRGPNSKSSKVVVTIKVRDQNDNAPTIEIRGIGLVTHQDGIANISEDMPVSTAVALVQVSDRDEGENAVVTCVVAGDVPFQLQPLSESSNDRKRKYFLQTTTLLDYERVKDYRIEIVAVDSGNPALSSTNSLKVQVTDMNDNTPSFSPAVLEVDFAEGNQPGDKVLQVVAADADSGSNAELIYSIVERSATALFEIDSGSGEIRVKNLLDREETERYEFRVAAADKGVPSKTGTATVVINVLDRNDNDPKFMLSGYSFSVIENMPPLNPVGVVTVTDIDKGDNARVKLFVEPDNGKFVIQNGTGNILSSISFDREKESTYTFRLKAVDSGDPPRSSYVGITINVLDENDNAPYVTKPSNSSYTYLSPVTPLETRVEVVEAEDIDSGHNAELEYIITGGNPYGLFHISPTTGEITLAQKFTGKHNGLHRLVVQVRDKGKPPRHTTTLVHVFVNNTMANMSLIDALVGHSLYTPLDRDIAGDPNYALAQRSNILYGSLAGIAGVILVIVAVVLIRHRLQKDTKSGYQAGKKESKDLYAPKQGPKNSKGKKTKKGKAPKPTKPLEEDEDASLQKGLKFNLINEAVGDSPRIHLPLNYPPGSPDLGRHYRSNSPLPSIQLQPQSPSASKKHQAVQDLPATNTFVGTGDNNSTGSDQYSDYSYKANPPKYSSKQVGHYANAPMYQRDIYWTDGVW from the exons ATGGCGGCACAGCTCTGCCTGGCGGTGGTGCTACTGTCACTGTGCAACGCCGCCCCCTCCGACATCCTCTACCGGGTCCCCGAGGAGCAGCCGCCCAACACCCTGGTGGGCAGCCTGGCGGCGGACCGTGGGCTGCCCGACAGCGGGCACCTGTACAAACTAGAGGTGGGCTCGCCTTACCTCCGCGTGGACGGAAAGACGGGAGACATCTACACCACCGAGATCCCCATTGACCGCGAGACCCTCAGGGACTGTCGCAACCTCTTTGATAACGACAAGTGTTACATGGAGTTCGAGGTGTCCATCACTGACATGGTGAAAGGCATCGGATCGGGGCCGCGCCTCATCGAGGGCCGCATCGAGGTTCTGGACATAAATGACAACACGCCCCAGTTCTCCTCGCCCATCCTCACCCTGTCGATCCCGGAGAACACGCACGTGGGCGCACTGTTCGCCATCCCCATGGCGACAGATCGTGACTCAGCTAACAACGGCGTGGCCGAGTATTCCCTGAGCATGGGGCCCGACGCCGAGCAGCTCTTCGGACTGCAGGTGGCGGtggacacggacgagaagcTGCCCCAACTCGTGGTCATGGGGAACCTGGACCGCGAAAAGAAGGACTCGTACGACTTGAACGTTCGCGTGGTGGATGGCGGCCGACCGGCCAGAGCCAGCAGCGCCCTGCTCAGGGTGGTTGTTACCGACCAGAACGACAACGCTCCAAAGTTTGAGAGGAGTCACTATGACACTGAGCTGGCAGAGAACAGCCCGCTAGGACACTCCGTGCTACAG GTCCGTGCAAATGACGCCGACATGGGCACCAATGGTGAGATCGACTACAGCCTGCACCAGATGTCCGAGGCAGTCCAGAGACTTCTGCGCATCGACCGCGCCACTGGAATCATCTACGTCAAAGGTCTGGTGGACCGTGAGGAGGAGAACTTCCTCAAGTTCTCTGTCGTGGCTAAAGACCGTGGGCCAAACTCCAAGAGCTCTAAAGTCGTGGTGACCATCAAAGTACGGGACCAGAACGACAATGCTCCCACCATAGAGATCCGCGGCATCGGCCTAGTGACGCACCAAGATGGGATCGCCAACATCTCAGAGGACATGCCGGTGAGCACCGCGGTGGCACTGGTCCAGGTGTCGGACCGCGACGAGGGGGAGAATGCAGTGGTGACGTGTGTGGTGGCCGGGGACGTCCCATTCCAGCTGCAGCCTCTGAGTGAGTCCAGCAACGACCGTAAAAGAAAGTACTTCCTGCAGACCACCACGCTGCTGGACTACGAGCGAGTAAAGGACTACAGGATTGAGATCGTGGCGGTGGATTCCGGCAACCCAGCTTTGTCCAGCACCAACTCCCTAAAAGTGCAAGTCACCGACATGAACGACAATACACCCAGCTTTTCTCCAGCTGTCCTGGAAGTGGACTTTGCAGAGGGGAACCAGCCGGGCGACAAGGTGCTTCAGGTGGTAGCCGCTGATGCTGACAGCGGCAGCAATGCCGAGCTGATCTACAGTATCGTGGAGCGCTCAGCCACCGCCCTGTTTGAAATCGACAGCGGCAGCGGGGAGATTCGAGTTAAGAACCTGCTGGACCGCGAGGAGACAGAGCGCTACGAGTTCCGCGTGGCGGCAGCTGACAAAGGCGTTCCGAGCAAAACCGGCACAGCCACTGTGGTAATTAACGTCCTAGACCGCAACGACAACGATCCAAAATTCATGCTGAGCGGCTACAGTTTCTCcgtcattgaaaacatgccACCCCTAAACCCTGTGGGGGTGGTCACTGTTACCGATATTGACAAGGGCGACAATGCCCGAGTCAAGTTGTTTGTTGAACCCGACAATGGCAAGTTTGTCATTCAAAACGGGACCGGAAACATCTTGTCCAGCATTTCATTCGACCGAGAGAAGGAAAGCACTTACACCTTTCGGCTGAAGGCAGTGGACTCCGGTGACCCCCCTCGATCCTCCTACGTGGGGATCACAATCAACGTCTTGGATGAGAATGACAACGCCCCCTATGTCACCAAACCTTCCAACTCGTCCTACACGTACCTGAGCCCCGTCACACCTCTTGAGACCCGCGtggaggtggtggaagctgaggaCATTGACTCGGGACACAATGCCGAGCTGGAGTACATCATCACTGGGGGGAACCCCTATGGACTCTTCCACATTTCCCCCACCACAGGGGAGATCACCCTGGCACAGAAATTCACCGGGAAACACAACGGGCTGCACCGGCTGGTGGTGCAGGTTCGGGACAAAGGCAAGCCGCCTCGCCACACCACCACTCTAGTGCACGTGTTTGTCAATAACACCATGGCCAACATGTCACTGATTGATGCTCTGGTGGGCCATAGTCTCTACACCCCGCTGGACCGGGACATTGCAGGGGACCCCAACTACGCCTTGGCACAGCGTAGTAACATCCTGTACGGGAGCCTAGCCGGGATCGCCGGCGTCATCTTGGTCATTGTGGCCGTGGTCCTCATCCGGCACCGACTCCAGAAGGACACCAAAAGCGGCTACCAGGCGGGCAAGAAGGAGAGCAAAGACCTATATGCCCCGAAGCAGGGACCCAAAAACTCCAAGGGGAAAAAGACCAAGAAGGGCAAAGCTCCCAAACCAACCAAACCTCTGGAAGAGGATGAGGATGCCAGCCTCCAAAAGGGCCTCAAGTTCAATCTCATCAATGAGGCTGTTGGCGACAGTCCTCGGATACACTTGCCCTTAAACTACCCGCCCGGTAGCCCCGACTTGGGGCGACACTACCGCTCCAACTCGCCACTGCCTTCCATCCAGCTTCAACCACAGTCGCCCTCAGCCTCCAAGAAGCACCAGGCGGTGCAGGACCTCCCCGCCACCAACACCTTCGTGGGTACGGGTGACAACAACTCCACGGGCTCGGACCAATATTCGGATTACAGCTACAAGGCCAACCCGCCCAAATACAGCAGCAAACAGGTAGGACACTACGCAAACGCGCCCATGTACCAGCGGGACATCTATTGGACCGATGGGGTGTGGTAG